From Clavelina lepadiformis chromosome 9, kaClaLepa1.1, whole genome shotgun sequence, the proteins below share one genomic window:
- the LOC143470304 gene encoding HIG1 domain family member 2A-like isoform X1, with product MESTAQAPKKLSKEEILKQLPDEFEKLSLLGKLSGPPSTEDYQPLTMTKQEPFLKNFFKTFNPFVPLGLAGVVYFISNGLRHMVRRDRFKSQEMMRGRVFAQAFTLVAVVGGMYYEVYRKQQDKYSD from the coding sequence ATGGAATCAACCGCCCAAGCTCCGAAAAAGCTCTCTAAGGAAGAGATCTTAAAGCAGCTCCCGGATGAGTTTGAAAAGCTGAGCTTGCTCGGAAAGTTATCTGGACCTCCATCCACGGAAGATTATCAACCTTTGACCATGACCAAACAAGAACCCTTCCtgaaaaatttcttcaaaacatttaacCCATTTGTTCCCCTCGGGCTTGCCGGAGTGGTCTACTTCATATCAAACGGCCTCCGACACATGGTCAGACGTGATAGGTTTAAGTCACAAGAAATGATGCGCGGTAGGGTTTTTGCGCAGGCCTTCACCTTGGTGGCTGTCGTGGGAGGGATGTACTATGAAGTTTACCGAAAACAGCAAGACAAATACAGCGATTAG
- the LOC143470304 gene encoding uncharacterized protein LOC143470304 isoform X2, giving the protein MSQNSVTSISSCKSLFSSGKSSRSNPSSHSKGELSSAYYSLHIDCEAAKVKSQIEKDLHEKRVKELKELLTKIEDENWKYQPIDELLGLASS; this is encoded by the exons atgtCACAAAATAGTGTGACCTCAATTTCATCCTGCAAGTCATTGTTTTCATCTGGAAAGTCAAGCAGAAGTAACCCTTCTTCACACAGCAAAG GTGAGCTAAGCTCTGCCTACTATAGCCTTCACATTGATTGTGAAGCAGCAAAAGTGAAGAGTCAAATAGAAAAAG ACTTGCATGAGAAACGCGTTAAAGAATTGAAAGAACTTCTGACGAAGATTGAAGACGAAAATTGGAAGTATCAGCCGATTGATGAGCTGCTAGGTTTGGCATCTTCTTAA
- the LOC143470305 gene encoding 4-galactosyl-N-acetylglucosaminide 3-alpha-L-fucosyltransferase FUT6-like: protein MVKRRCRFNPYCGKYWRQVIIVTLALLSISARLMLHFLNTEPAYLHTKEHVKATASHMFPQDNQLKRKTNENNKTYLLFWTRPWNVITESPKEGTVVDDCVYTYNRSKLMDAPAVIFHYSSLRKEPMPWTHYRDQKQVFVFWSKESPSHIYNDENAAPFFPKFDRGFINWTWTYRADSDIYGPYLKKAWFESRLKSGSAVVDEIVAKKNRLGLWLVSNCGLIRGSKMRMNYMKQLLEAGLQVDCFGRCFKENSQSNATRFFYKFYFSFENAQYCKDYVTEKFWHNAIYSDRVPVVWGPSKEDITALAPEGSFIHVDDFESPSSLAEYLMYLDSNDTAYREYFRWREEPTSKKNQELLRKFDDINDVGLCKKVLSNFEPAVVESVSNFMFEKESHKECLQN from the exons ATGGTGAAGCGTAGGTGCAGGTTTAACCCGTACTGTGGGAAATACTGGCGGCAGGTTATTATAGTAACTCTCGCTTTGTTATCAATCTCTGCTCGGTTGatgttgcattttttaaatacgGAACCAGCGTATCTTCATACCAAAGAACATGTGAA AGCTACCGCAAGTCATATGTTTCCTCAAGACAATCAACTGAAAAGGAAGACGAACGAGAA taacAAAACCTACCTTTTGTTTTGGACACGCCCTTGGAATGTGATTACCGAGAGTCCCAAAGAAGGGACAGTTGTTGACGACTGCGTTTACACGTACAACCGCAGTAAACTGATGGACGCTCCTGCAGTTATATTTCATTACAGTAGTCTTAGAAAGGAGCCCATGCCTTGGACACATTACAG GGATCAGAAACAGGTTTTCGTGTTTTGGAGTAAAGAGTCCCCGTCTCATATTTACAATGACGAAAACGCCGCTCcgttttttccaaaatttgatAGAGGATTCATCAACTGGACTTGGACATATCGCGCCGATTCCGATATTTATGGCCCTTACCTGAAAAAGGCCTGGTTTGAGAGTCGTCTGAAAAGTGGAAGTGCAGTGGTTGATGAGATAGTTGCAAAAAAGAACAGACTTGGG CTGTGGCTTGTGAGCAATTGTGGATTAATTAGAGGCTCAAAGATGCGAATGAATTATATGAAACAACTTCTTGAAGCCGGGTTGCAAGTTGATTGCTTTGGACGTTGCTTTAAGGAAAATTCGCAGTCAAACGCTACCCGCTTCTTCTATAAAttctatttttcttttgaaaacgcCCAGTATTGCAAAGATTACGTCACTGAAAAATTCTGGCATAATGCAATATACTCAGATCGAGTGCCGGTTGTTTGGGGACCTTCTAAAGAAGATATAACCGCTTTGGCACCGGAGGGTTCCTTTATTCACGTTGATGACTTTGAATCTCCCTCAAGTCTAGCTGAATATCTGATGTATTTAGACTCAAATGACACTGCGTATCGGGAATACTTTCGGTGGAGAGAGGAACCAACCAGTAAGAAAAACCAGGAACTTCTTCGCAAATTTGATGACATCAATGACGTCGGTTTATGTAAAAAGGTTCTTTCAAATTTCGAGCCGGCAGTAGTTGAATCAGTGAGCAATTTTATGTTTGAAAAAGAAAGCCACAAGGAATGTTTACAAAACTAG
- the LOC143470306 gene encoding phosphatidate cytidylyltransferase 2-like: MDDSTGVRKRNVDPEDEQEEADLVLTDSSLPRNDVTESPSPPKDEAPEFMKEALKDLTPRWRNWWVRGWFSLLMIGFFGVLIYFGTFAFMLVVILCQVKCFHEIITIGHQVYKSYDLPWFRTLSWYFLFCTNYFLYGETLAEHFAASIQKEEGLMFLARYHRLISYMTYLLGFMLFVLSLVKKRYRLQFFMFGWTHVTLLIIVTQSHLLMQNMMEGLVWLILPVSMVICNDIMAYMCGFFFGKTPLIKLSPKKTWEGFIGGAFFTIIFGWFFALFLCQFPSLICPSKISSNFTVDVNCDPMFIFKPKKYNVPLFIRVLLKLIGFDRSTISIYPLQFHSLSLSIFSSSIAPFGGFFASGFKRAFKIKDFGDTIPGHGGLMDRFDCQYLMATFVNVYLSTFITVPSPKKLLPLIVAMSPDDQLQLFHQLKDYLDGQGLL, encoded by the exons ATGGACGATTCAACAGGAGTTCGCAAGAGGAATGTTGATCCTGAAGACGAGCAGGAG GAAGCTGACCTGGTTCTCACCGATTCAAGTTTGCCAAGAAATGACGTTACTGAATCTCCGTCTCCTCCAAAAGATGAAGCCCCTGAGTTTATGAAAGAAGCTTTAAAA GACTTGACTCCACGGTGGAGGAATTGGTGGGTTCGTGGTTGGTTTTCGTTGCTTATGATCGGATTTTTTGGAGTTCTCATCTATTTTGGGACTTTTGCATTCATGCTTGTT GTAATCTTGTGTCAAGTGAAATGCTTTCATGAGATCATCACAATTGGCCACCAG GTTTACAAGTCCTATGATCTACCATGGTTTCGTACACTCAGTTGGTATTTTCTCTTTTGTACGAATTACTTTCTGTATGGTGAAACACTGGCAGAACATTTTGCAGCATCAATTCAAAAAGAG GAGGGGCTGATGTTCTTGGCACGATATCACCGGCTTATATCCTATATGACATACCTTCTAGGCTTTATGCTTTTTGTGCTGAGTCTTGTTAAAAAACGCTACAGACTCCAGTTCTTCATG TTTGGCTGGACTCACGTGACTTTGTTGATCATCGTGACTCAATCGCACTTACTCATGCAGAACATGATGGAGGGTCTGGTTTGGCTGATTTTGCCCGTTTCCATGGTAATCTGCAACGATATTATGGCGTACATGTGTGGCTTCTTTTTTGGAAAAACACCGTTGATCAAG CTTTCACCTAAAAAAACCTGGGAAGGTTTCATTGGAGGAGCATTCTTCACCATTATTTTTGGCTGGTTT TTTGCTCTATTTCTATGTCAATTTCCGAGCTTAATATGTCCGTCCAAAATCTCGTCAAATTTCACTGTTGATGTCAATTGTGACCCCATGTTCATCTTCAAGCCAAAAAAATACAACGTCCCTCTGTTCATTCGTGTTTTGCTGAAATTG atTGGTTTTGATCGATCGACGATTTCCATCTACCCTCTGCAGTTTCACTCTCTCAGTTTGTCTATCTTCAGTTCATCGATTGCACCGTTTGGTGGATTCTTTGCCAGTGGCTTTAAACGGGCTTTTAAAATCAAG gATTTCGGTGACACCATTCCAGGACACGGTGGCCTGATGGACAGGTTTGACTGCCAGTACTTGATGGCCACATTTGTCAATGTGTACCTCAGCACGTTCATTAC GGTACCATCGCCCAAGAAGCTTCTTCCCTTGATAGTGGCGATGTCCCCAGATGACCAGCTTCAACTTTTTCACCAGCTTAAGGATTATCTGGACGGTCAG gGTTTGCTTTAG